The nucleotide sequence TGACCTTGTCCATGAACACATCGTGCGGCGCGACCAGCACTTCGTCGAACATCTGCGATTCATAGGCGAGCGCGACCAGCGGGCAGTCGGGGCGCGCCCGTTCCAGCAGGCGGTCGTAATAGCCCTGGCCGTTGCCCATGCGCCCGCCGCCGCGGTCGAAGCCGACGCCCGGCACCATCACGATGTCGAGCGCCTCCGGCTCCACTTCCTTTGCCGGGTCGCCCCAGCGGTCGCGCGGCGGCTCGAGTATCTTCCACTTGCCGACGACCAGTTCGTCGAAACTCTCCAGGTGCCACAGGCCGAGTTTGTTGTCGCCTTTCTCGTCC is from Gammaproteobacteria bacterium and encodes:
- a CDS encoding 5-formyltetrahydrofolate cyclo-ligase; the protein is MPLTPQELEQIMERKNKMRRQAYDARAAQENKDEVSAAICEKFIALPEYQKAQTAMWYIDCRSETRTKPHLEKEIAKGGRKIIVPYCTVDEKGDNKLGLWHLESFDELVVGKWKILEPPRDRWGDPAKEVEPEALDIVMVPGVGFDRGGGRMGNGQGYYDRLLERARPDCPLVALAYESQMFDEVLVAPHDVFMDKVITEKAVYEGKGRN